DNA sequence from the Desulfovulcanus ferrireducens genome:
ATTTGTCCTTTAACCCCAACGTAGTCCACAGACCCCTGATTTTTGCCCCGCTATTTTCCGGCCTATCAAAATCATTTACTGTCCAGGGCAACCGGGCAAAACGGTCTAAGTGTACTTTTTTCCCCTTTTGAGTCAGCCTGACAATTTTGACCCATGTACTGCCCAAGTCCAGCCCACAGCTGGCCAGTTCCGGTTGGAAAATCTTTAAAAGAGACACTGCTTCTTTATGGTCTAATGGTTAACACAGGCATTTTAGCTCTCTTTACTACCTTCTCTGCTACTGAGCCAAACAGGATACGGTCAATCCCTTTGCGACCGTGTGTTCCCATAACTATCAAGTCCACCTCTTCTTGTTCAGCAAAGTTTAAAATCTCTTCTGAGGCATAACCAGTAATAACGTTAGCACTAACATCTACTTCCGTAAAATTTTCCTTGACAAAAATATCCATTGTTTTTTCTGCTCCGGAGACAATCTCCCCCACGAAGCTTTCAATGGAAGTGGGTGGGACATGAAAACCAACATATTGAGAAAGACTGGGAGCCACATAAACCACCTTGACACTTGCACCCAAAGACTTAGCTATGGTCTGTGTATAATCCGCCAC
Encoded proteins:
- a CDS encoding universal stress protein → MAEIKKILCAIDFSEISSKVADYTQTIAKSLGASVKVVYVAPSLSQYVGFHVPPTSIESFVGEIVSGAEKTMDIFVKENFTEVDVSANVITGYASEEILNFAEQEEVDLIVMGTHGRKGIDRILFGSVAEKVVKRAKMPVLTIRP